A single genomic interval of Dromiciops gliroides isolate mDroGli1 chromosome 1, mDroGli1.pri, whole genome shotgun sequence harbors:
- the MRPL34 gene encoding 39S ribosomal protein L34, mitochondrial, translating into MRYAPALTERSDWQVEANGRRYCCRLRVVYVEAERRMGFVLRAFSQWRGLVGPRGGFPVVHDAAARSFLPWLPQFRTITLLTRVSTDPCGSFRAAQNGSLAPWCYQQVRSKARGNEYQPSNIKRKRKHGWIRRLSTPGGIQVILRRMLKGRKSLSH; encoded by the exons ATGCGTTACGCGCCTGCTCTTACAGAGCGCAGCGATTGGCAGGTAGAAGCCAATGGGAGACGGTATTGTTGCAGGCTTAGGGTGGTCTACGTCGAGGCGGAGAGGAGGATGGGCTTCGTGCTGCGCGCATTCAGTCAGTGGCGGGGCCTCGTGGGACCCCGGGGTGGGTTCCCCGTTGTCCATGACGCTGCTGCCAG ATCATTCCTACCATGGCTGCCCCAGTTCAGGACTATCACCCTCCTCACTCGAGTCTCAACTGATCCCTGTGGCAGCTTCCGTGCAGCACAGAATGGGTCCCTGGCACCTTGGTGCTATCAACAGGTCCGTTCTAAGGCCCGAGGCAATGAGTATCAGCCCAGTAACATCAAACGGAAGCGGAAACATGGTTGGATTCGGAGGCTCAGCACCCCTGGTGGAATCCAGGTTATCTTGCGGCGAATGCTGAAGGGTCGGAAATCCTTGAGCCACTGA